A genome region from Platichthys flesus chromosome 12, fPlaFle2.1, whole genome shotgun sequence includes the following:
- the map3k4 gene encoding mitogen-activated protein kinase kinase kinase 4 isoform X2: MIRQSKPVQDASQKNSEMDEFQDSPSEEEEAMYGTSPPRTPRQMKRMSGKHQRNSQAKTSGRSPNKVEITPPVLKEGPRPVEAPEEHSYKHGKKQRATLRSTERDHKKTFEGSFMLDPLSKSSPFSALNMDPRKHYLSLGCSSGKLPVSMPHIARTHRQTSRTDCPADRLKFFETLRLLLKLTSMSSKRKEKEQRGLENMAFMGHNNEVIWLELQAWHARRSTGDQDLFLFTARQAIPDIINEVQHFKVNYDSLRGAQWSGSQTIQGDCLSSGGETEPGVAETNHCGVDPWGFSACPSTALNAAEPLGSGADCREHLQRQRLAFEQVKRVMELLESLEALYPSLQALQRDYEKYAARDFQGRVQALCLWLNITQDLNQKLRVMATVLGLHDLSRIGWPVFEIPSPRCSRGNEEEDNERDEENDSTATFTAESEGEDRDAEEEGEFGHVADGELSPSLTPKFARLLSEDEFLPTATVGGAEATVGGGVFCPTAIYRPFVDKALKQMGLRKLILRLHKLMDRSLQRSRAALLRHMPALEFAEFPDPMLYSDYLPELSRHMSCSGAAHPELRADQVSWEDLLDMDLPSFRPAFLVLCRVLLNVIHECLKLRLEQRPAGEPSLLSIKQLVRECKEVLKGGLLMKQYYQFMLRGVVADAQGLQTNANIDEFEEDLHKMLMVYFDYMHSWIQMLQQLPQASHSLKNLLEEEWNFTKVITPYIRGGEAQSGKLFCDIAGMLLKSTGEFLDAGLQKSGNEFWENADDSTASDEIRRSVIETSRSLKELFHEARERASKALGFAKMLRKDLEVAADFSITNGVRCLLEALKKRNYVKVQIPGLEELQVFVPCGLMDQRPLILQLLNAAAGKDCSKEPEEIADDEAYLLMSKHRTGDSIADCDWAQWDGELLKVVPQIETVDTLSAMKVENMLLIVMQSAHLVAQRKAFQQSMEDVLTLSREQTSSQPLIASALEELKDEALQLCIKINTAIDRVEYMFTTEFEAEVEESESATLHQYYREAMIQGYNFAFEYHKEVVRLMSGEFRQRIGERYIAFARKWMTYVLTKCESGRGTKPRWATQGFDFLQAIEPAFISALPEDDFLNLQALMNECIGHVIGKPHSPVTGLYIAPRNSPRPVKVPRCHSDPPNPNLFIPNAEGFSSRSLPCDLRNQLFPNGPRPVPQCPGEHSHIKAAGSTPSDVRGSSYHENDRLSSVAAELHFKSLSRHSSPTEDREEPSYPKGDPNSAARRSWELRTFINQSKDTAARQSPMEAVRRSIRKFEDKRYAVMKQRNIIGQVCHTPKSYDNVMHVGLRKVTFKWQRGNKIGEGQYGKVYTCINVDTGELMAMKEIRFQPNDHKTIKETADELKIFEGIKHPNLVRYFGVELHREEMYIFMEYCDEGTLEEVSRLGLQEHVIRLYSKQITTAINVLHEHGIVHRDIKGANIFLTSSGLIKLGDFGCSVKLRNNTHTMPGEVNSTLGTAAYMAPEVITRAKGEGHGRAADIWSLGCVLIEMVTGKRPWHEYEHNFQIMYKVGMGHKPPIPEKLSTEGKDYLGHCLESEPKRRWTASMLLDHPFVKVCTDEE, encoded by the exons ATGCTGGATCCACTCTCAAAGTCCAGCCCCTTCAGTGCCCTCAACATGGATCCAAGGAAGCATTACTTGAGCTTAGGCTGCAGCAGTGGCAAACTGCCAGTGTCTATGCCCCATATTGCCCGGACCCACCGACAGACCTCCAGGACTGACTGCCCTGCCGACCGCCTCAAGTTCTTTGAAACTCTGCGCCTGCTGCTAAAGCTCACGTCTATGTCCTccaagaggaaggagaaggagcagaggggTCTGGAGAACATGGCCTTCATGGGTCACAACAACGAGGTCATTTGGTTGGAGCTGCAGGCTTGGCATGCACGCCGCTCCACCGGTGATCAGGACCTATTTCTTTTTACTGCCCGCCAGGCCATCCCTGACATCATCAATGAGGTGCAGCACTTTAAGGTCAACTATGATAGCCTGAGAGGGGCCCAGTGGTCTGGGTCTCAAACAATCCAGGGGGACTGTCTCAGCAGTGGGGGGGAGACAGAGCCTGGTGTAGCAGAGACCAACCACTGTGGAGTAGATCCCTGGGGCTTTAGTGCATGTCCCTCGACTGCATTGAATGCAGCCGAGCCTCTGGGCTCTGGTGCTGATTGCAGGGAACACCTTCAGCGCCAGCGGCTGGCTTTTGAGCAGGTCAAGCGGGTGATGGAGTTGCTGGAGTCTCTGGAAGCTTTGTACCCCTCTTTGCAGGCCCTGCAGAGGGACTATGAAAAGTATGCAGCACGAGACTTCCAGGGCAGGGTGCAGGCGCTCTGTCTGTGGCTCAATATCACCCAGGACCTCAACCAGAAGCTGCGCGTAATGGCCACTGTGCTGGGCCTCCACGATCTATCCCGTATCGGGTGGCCTGTCTTTGAGATCCCTTCACCTCGCTGCTCCCGTGGtaatgaagaagaagacaatgagagagatgaggagaatgACTCCACAGCCACTTTTACAGCAGAGAGTGAAGGGGAGGACAGGGatgctgaggaggagggggaattTGGACATGTAGCAGATGGAGAGTtgtctccctccctgactcctaAATTTGCCCGCTTGTTGTCAGAAGACGAGTTTCTACCAACCGCTACTGTCGGAGGTGCAGAAGCAACAGTGGGAGGGGGAGTGTTCTGCCCCACAGCCATCTACAGACCGTTTGTGGATAAAGCTCTGAAACAGATGGGACTGCGTAAACTGATCCTCAGACTGCACAAATTGATGGACCGCTCTCTTCAGCGGTCCAGAGCGGCGCTGCTTCGCCACATGCCTGCACTCGAG TTTGCAGAATTCCCAGACCCCATGCTATACAGCGACTACCTGCCTGAGCTGTCACGCCACATGTCCTGCAGTGGTGCTGCTCACCCGGAGCTCCGAGCAGACCAGGTGTCCTGGGAGGATTTGCTGGACATGGACCTCCCGTCTTTCCGGCCTGCGTTCCTTGTGCTGTGCAGAGTTCTCCTCAACGTCATTCACGAATGCCTTAAACTGCGACTTGAACAGAGACCTGCTGGAGAGCCTTCACTGCTCAGTATCAAACAG TTGGTGCGTGAGTGTAAGGAGGTTCTTAAAGGTGGTCTCCTGATGAAGCAGTATTATCAGTTCATGCTGCGCGGTGTGGTCGCCGATGCTCAGGGCTTACAGACCAATGCCAATATTGATGAGTTTGAAGAAGACCTTCACAAGATGCTAATG GTTTACTTCGACTACATGCACAGCTGGATCCAGATGTTGCAGCAGCTCCCTCAGGCCTCTCACAGCTTAAAGAACCTGTTGGAGGAGGAGTGGAACTTCACCAAGGTCATCACTCCCTATATCCGCGGAGGGGAGGCCCAGTCTGGGAAGTTATTCTG TGACATCGCTGGGATGTTGCTAAAATCCACCGGGGAGTTCCTCGATGCAGGTCTGCAGAAAAGTGGTAATGAATTCTGGGAAAATGCAGATGACAGCACGGCCTCAGATGAAATCAG GCGGTCGGTTATTGAGACTAGTCGATCACTTAAAGAGCTGTTTCACGAGGCCAGGGAGCGAGCGTCCAAGGCTCTAGGCTTTGCCAAAATGCTTCGCAAG GACTTGGAAGTCGCAGCCGATTTCAGTATCACCAACGGGGTGCGTTGTCTCCTCGAGGCGCTGAAGAAGAGGAACTATGTCaag GTTCAGATTCCAGGTTTGGAAGAGCTGCAGGTTTTTGTCCCCTGTGGCTTGATGGATCAGCGGCCACTCATCCTGCAGCTTCTCAACGCCGCTGCCGGTAAAGACTGCTCCAAGGAGCCGGAGGAGATCGCTGATGATGAGGCCTACCTCCTCATGAGTAAACACAGAACTGGGGACTCCATTGCCGATTGTGACTGGGCTCAGTGGGACGGAGAGTTGCTGAAAGTGGTCCCCCAGATTGAAACAGTTGACACTTTAAGTGCcatgaag GTGGAGAATATGCTCTTGATAGTAATGCAGTCTGCTCACCTGGTGGCCCAGCGAAAGGCCTTCCAGCAGTCCATGGAGGATGTGCTCACTCTTAGTCGGGAGCAGACATCGAGCCAGCCTCTTATTGCCAGTGCTCTGGAGGAGCTCAAG GATGAGGCACTACAGCTATGCATTAAGATCAACACTGCCATTGACCGAGTGGAGTACATGTTCACCACAGAGTTTgaggcagaggtggaggagtctGAGTCAGCCACTCTGCATCAGTACTACAGGGAGGCAATGATACAGGGCTACAATTTTGCCTTTGAG TACCACAAGGAAGTGGTGCGCCTGATGTCAGGGGAATTCAGGCAGAGGATCGGGGAGCGCTATATAGCTTTTGCCCGTAAATGGATGACCTATGTCCTGACCAAATGCGAGAGCGGCCGGGGCACCAAGCCCAG GTGGGCGACTcagggttttgattttcttcagGCCATTGAACCTGCCTTCATATCAGCGTTACCCGAGGATGACTTCCTG aatCTACAAGCtttgatgaatgaatgtatTGGACATGTGATTGGAAAACCTCACAGCCCGGTCACGGGACTGTACATTG ctcccaGGAATAGTCCTCGTCCCGTCAAAGTACCTCGTTGCCATAGCGACCCACCAAACCCCAATCTGTTCATCCCTAATGCTGAAGGGTTCAG CTCTCGAAGTCTTCCCTGCGATCTCCGGAACCAGCTGTTCCCCAACGGCCCCCGCCCGGTCCCTCAGTGCCCGGGGGAACACAGCCACATCAAAGCAGCAGGCAGCACCCCCAGTGACGTCAG GGGATCCAGTTACCACGAGAATGACCGTCTGTCGTCAGTTGCAGCAGAGTTGCATTTCAAATCTCTGAGCCGCCACTCCAGCcccacagaggacagagaag AACCCTCATATCCGAAGGGAGATCCCAACAGCGCCGCTCGCCGAAGCTGGGAGCTCCGCACCTTCATCAACCAGTCCAAAG ACACAGCCGCACGACAAAGCCCCATGGAGGCAGTGCGTCGCTCCATTCGCAAGTTCGAAGATAAGCGCTACGCCGTGATGAAGCAGCGCAACATAATCGGCCAGGTGTGTCACACGCCCAAGTCCTACGACAACGTCATGCACGTCGGGCTCAGGAAGGTGACCTTCAAGTGGCAGAGGGGCAACAAGATAG GTGAGGGCCAGTATGGGAAGGTGTACACTTGCATCAATGTTGACACTGGAGAACTAATGGCCATGAAGGAG ATCCGGTTCCAGCCCAATGATCACAAAACTATCAAGGAGACTGCAGATGAGCTGAAAATATTTGAGGGCATTAAACATCCAAACCTTGTGCGATACTTTGGGGTTGAGCTCCACCGG GAGGAGATGTACATCTTCATGGAGTACTGTGACGAGggcaccctggaggaggtgtcCAGACTGGGGCTGCAGGAACACGTCATCAGGCTCTACAGTAAACAGATCACTACAGCCATCAACGTCCTGCATGAACACGGCATCGTCCACCGTGATATCAAGG GAGCCAACATCTTCCTGACGTCGTCTGGTCTCATTAAGCTGGGTGACTTTGGCTGCTCAGTGAAGTTGAGGAACAACACTCACACTATGCCTGGGGAGGTGAACAGCACCCTGGGAACTGCAG CTTACATGGCACCTGAAGTCATCACACGAGCAAAGGGTGAAGGTCATGGGCGAGCAGCCGACATCTGGAGTCTGGGCTGCGTCCTCATTGAGATGGTGACCGGAAAG AGACCCTGGCACGAGTACGAGCACAACTTCCAGATCATGTACAAAGTGGGCATGGGCCATAAACCCCCCATCCCGGAGAAGCTGAGCACAGAGGGGAAGGACTATCTCGGCCACTGTCTGGAGAGCGAACCCAAACGCCGCTGGACAGCCAGCATGCTGCTCGACCACCCGTTTGTCAAG GTTTGTACAGATGAAGAGTGA